ACCCATTTATGATTTTTAACTTCTTCACCGCCAGTAGTAGGAGTGTAATCAATCATATAGACAGTAGTTTTTTCGGATGAATCGATTACTGCTGTTGCTCCTTTCATACCCTTCATATGGTCCGCCTCTACGGTTACTTCAGTTCCTGTCTCCATAGTTTTGTCACCAGCATCTTTAATCTCGTCTTGAATAACCCATTTGTGGTTTTCCACTCTTTCCCCGCCAGTTAGCGGTGTGTACGATATAGCGTAAGCTATAGTGTCGTAAGCACCCACAATTGTTGCTACAGCACCTTCCATGCCTTCCATATGGTCTGTTTTAATGATTGCTTCGCTTCCTACTTTATAGGTTGGATTTTCTGCCACTTTCAAGTTCTCAGGGACTTCACCGGAGCCGGAATGATTCATCTCCATTTGCATGTCTTCCTGTTTAGGTTCATTATTGCTGGTAGGATTTTTTTCGTTGCCTGTACTATTTCCGCATCCACTTAACCCTATAATTATCGCAATACCTAACAAAAGTAATTGCCTTTTCATTCGTTACACTCCTTATTCTACATAATTCAAAAAAGAAGCTGTTCCTAGAAACTTTATTCATTTCTTGAAACAGCTCCATTAATGGTTGCCTTTTCTGCATATCGTTTAAGCTACCATTTGTCGACATGCCTCGGCACATTTTCGGCAAGCTTCGGCACAGCGTTGGCAATGATCATGGTCATGTTTTGCGCACTCCTCCGCACAACGTTCACAAACTTCTGCACATAATTCTAAAATCTGATTCGTAAATGGGCTATTGCGGGTAATTGCTTGTGCTGCAAACGCGCATATATCTGCACATTCACGGTCCAAGCGGATACATTCGGCCATCATCTTCACATCTTCTTCTTTCAAACATGCATCAAAACAAACGTTACATGCTTCTAAACATTCCAAACATGCTCTTAGGCAATCTTCATATTTCGTATTCATGGACTCACCTCCTGCTATTTTGCCTCAGTGATATTTTTCCCTTAAGAGACGTTTTAAAACTATATCGAAGAAACTCCTTAAAAAATCCTTATTTCTAGTTTGATTCTTGATGTGAAATGAAAAACAGCCAGCGCGTGAACAAATACACGCTGGCTGTTTCATTGGTTAAGTACAACAACGGTAACCAAAATAACACGGATTTTCATACCTAATTGGACTGAAGTTTATTCCACCTTCACCTGCCCCATCATACCGTTGTCTTCATGTTCAAGAATATGGCAATGGAACATAAACACACCCTTATGTTTAAATTGTATCGCTATTTTCACTCTTTCATCTGGTTTAATAGAAAAACTGTCCTTCCAACCCCGTTCATTTTCCGGTGGCGCTTTCCCGTCTCTTGATATGATTTTAAATTGCGCCCCGTGAATGTGGAATGGGTGAATCATTCCACCCATCATGTCCGGTTTATTGTAAATTTCCCAGACTTCAGTAACTCCTTGCTGTTGTGTAAAATCAATTCTATCCGGATCAAATTTCTTTCCATTGATTTCCACCATATCCATCATCCCAAAGAGTTCTACTTTCTTCGTAACTGGCAAATCCATCTCTTCTTCTGTTAATGAAAAGTCATTCATCTCTCCTGGAATCCGGCTAATCACTCCACTTTTATCAGAAACCTCAAATGGTAAAAGGACAGACCCGTCTTCATTAATTAACGCCAAGTCATTTTCCGAATTAAGCTGTGAAAAATCAACAACAATTTCCGCCCTCTCAGAAGGCGTCAGTGTAACTTCTTTTAAAGTAAACGGTTCATTCAAAAAACCGCCATCCGTTGCGATTTGAACGAAGGAATCCCCTGTATTCAATTTAAACGTGTAATTTCTCGCATTCGATCCATTTAATAAACGGAGACGTACTTTCTCTTTATTAACACTCAACTTAGGATTGACTGTTCCGTTGATCAATAACGTATCGCCGATTGTCCCGTCTTCATTCATTGCAGCGCTGTAATTTAATTGTTTTCTATCATCAAATGTTCGATCTTGAAAAATCAAGGGAATATCGTTCTTCCCATAATCATTTGGTAATCCAAGACTTTTCGAATTATCATCCTCGATATATATCAATCCTGCAAGCCCATTGTATACCTGTTCAGCGGTTTTCCCCTCTGGATGGGGATGGAACCATAAGGTTGACGCTTCTTGTGCAACTTCAAATTCAATCACTTTTTCTTCTCCCGGTTTAAGAGCATCATGCGGACCGCCATCAACGTCTCCCGCTACTTCCAACCCATGCCAATGAAAAGTCGTCTCTTCATCAAGTTCATTAATCGTTCTAATTTTAACTTTGTCACCTTTGTCAAAACGAAGCATCGGTCCCAAAAAAGGCCCGTTATAACCATACGTTATCGATTCAGTGCCATCGAATATTTCAGTTTTCCCTTTTTGTGCTCGAACTGTGTATACAACTCCTTCTCCATCGTCACGTTCAAGCATGGATGGAATTTTCAATTCGTTTTCCCCGGTTGAGTCATTTAACATGACTACCTCATCATGACTCATATGACCTTCCATCATGTCATGATGCATTTCTTCCATATCTTGGCCCATAGTCGAATGTTCCATTTCCTTTTCAGGCTTCGAATTGTTATTACTGCAAGCACTGATAACCAATATACTAATCACCAATGTGATAATTTTTATCTTTATCTTTATTCCCATTAATTATTTCCCCTCTTCCAGATTATTTCTTTTTAGTGTAACAAGAGAATATGAAATATATATGCAAATTACAAAGAATCTTTATGAAGTAAATTGTCATAATAAATGCAAACATTTTGCATATTTACGGGAATCTAGAAGGGAAAAATTTAGAAATGTGATATTAGGTGAATTGAAGTATTTTATGTCTGTATTGATTTGCGAAATCAAAAGACTACTGCGTAGGATTTCAGCAAACGAATAAAAAGCCGCATTTTCAAATTCAAATACGGCAGTCCAATAGAAATTACAATCAACTTATTGATTTTCTATCAACTGTGTTGTTTACGCCGCCCATACTTGGTAGTGCCCCGCGGCTTGTACACCGATAGTATTGTGATTACGAGCAAAACTATTAGGCCAACTCCAGCGTGTAAGAGTTCGCTCCACAACCCCCCGGGATCGACACTTCCTGTCTCTTTTGCAGCATCTGCTAAAATGCTCACTGTCTGTATGTTCAGTATCAAGATGGTAGTGGCTATAACGGTTAGGAGTAGTTTGAAGAGGACCCAATAGTGCCTAAACAAGCCCCATTTTGTACCCAATGACATAACAAGTCCGGTTAGGAACGAAACGAGAGCTAACGGGACAATGGCGAACCAGCCAATCAACTCCATCGCGATCCAAGCAGCATGCACCGTCTTGGCATCCTTGCTGGCGAGAGCGGCGACGACAAGAGCTAGGAAACCAACGACCGAGCCAAGCCAACCGACCGAAGAAGTGATATGTGCAGTAAGCGCGAACTTGCGTAGGCCGGGTTTCATGACCACGGCTGTTTCGCTACTTTTTCTATGTCACTGGATGACGGAAAATGGCGGCCAGGACCGTGTTTACCGCCGCTAGCAAACATTACGATGACAACCAGTAAGACTAGTACGATTGTGGTAATAATAGACACCTTTACCCACCGTGGTGTACTGGTGGCCGATTCCTTGTCGTAATTCTCCGTGTCTTCATCTGTTGCGCGTCGTGATAATAACTTTTTCATTTAGATTTCCTCCCTCCATTGTATTCATGGTCTCTTAGTGCAAAATCAGTATAGCAATGTTCTATGAACGGATCATGAACAGCAAATCACTTTTTTTCATGTCTATTTGATTTATTCTGGGCTATTGGGAGCGTAAAAGTAAAGGTTGTACCTCTTCCTACTTCACTTTCCACTTGAATGTCAGTTTGATGAAGGGCTAATATGTGCTTAACAATGGACAAGCCGAGTCCTGTACCTACTTTTTTAGTTCGTGCTCTATCTGCTTTATAAAATCGTTCCCAAATAGATTGAATGTCTTCCTGCTTGATTCCCGGTCCATAATCTCGAATAGAAACCACCGCTTGTTCTTCTTTTTTCAATATCACTTCAACTGAACTATCATTTGTAGAAAATTGTACTGCATTTTGAATCAAATTAACGATTACTTGATCAATGCGATCCGGATCAGCAAATACGTATATGTCTTTTGCTTCTTCAGATATCAATTCCACATTCAGTTTTTTATTTGCAAATTCAGGTTCCATCCGAGCCACTACTTGGCGAATCAGTTCCGACAAATTAAAAATAACAGGCTCGATTTCCACCTGTCCCGATTCTATTTGGGCCATATCGAGAAGATCATTGACCAGCTTACTCATTCGCTCGGTTTGTTCTTTCATGATCGTAAAATAATGACGTTTTCGCTCGTTGGGGATTGTGTCATCCAGAAATGCAGTGACAAACCCATGAATCGATGTAAGAGGGGATCTCAAATCGTGGGAAACATTTGCAACTAAATCCTTTCTCATCTGATCCAAGCCGGCCAGCTCCTGAGTCATGTAATTGAACGTTTCCCCCAATTCTCCTAGCTCATCACGCGTTTGAATTTCAACTCTTTGATTAAATTGTCCCCTAGCGATATGGAGGGCAACCCGATTCATTTCTCGGAGTGGGGCGGTAATCCTTTTGGAAAGGTAGTAGGTAAATAAACCTGTAATGGTAATAGAGATAATGGATGCCAAAACAAACAAATACTTCATTTGGTGAAAGTCTTCTGAATTCAGATGCATGTTAGTTAGATTGTTCTGTAGTAAAAAATACGAGACAATAGCAAGAACGAAATGTGACAGAATTAATATGACGATATACGTGATAAACAGCTTCAAAAATATGCTTTTTATTCGAATCAATGGTTATCCACCTCAAATTTATATCCAACGCCTCTTATCGTTTTCACCCTCCAATAAGCGTTGGAATTCCCCAATTTTTCTCGAATCCTTTTAATATGCACATCGACCGTTCTAGAATCACCCTCAAAATCCACCCCCCATATCTTTTCCAGTAGCTGCTGCCGTGTGAATACTTGATTTGGATATGAGGCGAGAAAATATAGCAGCTCCATTTCCTTAGGCGGTAACACAATCTCCTGTTTCTCATAAGTCACCTTGTATTGTTGAAAATCGATCTTTAACAAGGGAAGTTCAATGATTTCATTTGCATCGAACATCGGATTGGCCCGCCGGAGCACCGCTTTTATCCGTGCCATCAGTTCGTTCGGATCAAAAGGTTTCACCAAGTAATCATCCGTTCCTAGCTTGAAACCTTTAAGTTTGTCATAGCTTTGGCCTTTCCCGGTCAACATGATAATAGGCGTTTTATCAAATCTCCGTATTTCCTTGCAAACTTCCCAACCGTCCATTTCAGGCATCATAATATCTAGAATGACAAGATCAGGAGGACTATCATAAAACATTTCTAATCCCGTCATCCCATCGTTTGCTATATCAACTTTATACCCGCTTTTTTCAGCGTATAAAATAATCAACTCACAAATGTAAGGATCATCTTCAATGATAAGAACTTTAACTTGTTTGTTCATTCATCGGCCCCCTAAATCATTTACATCTATATTAGCATTTTTTTATGAACAGAAAGTGAACACAATATCAGAGCTCCCACTTCAGCTTACTAATAATCGCCATGACTTTGACTTACTTTCTCCATAGATAATGGATATTTGATAGATATCATTATGTATAAGAGGGATAGAAATAAATCCCCAAACAAATAGGAGGTATTCATTTTGAAAAAATGGTTATTGACATCAATTTTATTAAGTGTTTTGCTTGTACTTGCCGCTTGCGGAGGAAAAGATACAAGTGACGAATCGGGGATGGTAGATAATACCGGCTCTTCGGAAGATGCAAATGCCAGTACTGAAATCAATATTACAGGGAAAAATTTTGAATTCGATCAAGCAGAATACACTGTCAAGGCTGGCGAGCAGGTTAAAATTATATATAAAAATGATGAAGGAATGCACGGGATTGCAATCGATGGCCTTGATGTAGACATTAAAGGCGATGGAGAGGCATCTTTCACTCCTACAGAACCGGGTGAATATACAATCTACTGTAATATTCCATGTGGAGCGGGACATGCCGATATGAAGTCAACACTGATTGTCACATGAATTGATAACACATTTGTAGAATAAAAAACGAGTAGGATTAGGAATAGTTTCCAGATCCTGCTCGTTTTGTGCTCATATTTCCATAGGTCTCACTCAATCATTACTTCAAATCAACTTTTTGTAAACGCAACGCATTCAACACAACAGATACCGAACTAAATGCCATCGCGGCTCCTGCAACCCATGGTGCAAGTAAACCAATAGCTGCAATCGGTATCCCGATCGTATTGTAAATGAATGCGAAAAACAAGTTCTGCTTAATATTCCGCATTGTTTTTCTACTCATGATAATCGCATCTGCGACGCTATTTAAATCTCCACGCATCAGCGTAATGTCAGCTGCTTCTATAGCGATATCCGTTCCAGTACCAACGGCCATCCCGATATTTGCTATCGCAAGTGCGGGTGCATCATTTATCCCGTCTCCAACCATCGCTACCTTTTTGCCTTGCTCCTGAAGCTTTTTAATCTCTTCACTTTTCTGTTCCGGTAATACTTCTGCGATTACGTTTGACAGACCGACTTGACGAGCAATAGCCTCTGCGGTACGTTGGTTATCGCCTGTAAGCATGATGACATCCAAACCAAGCTTTTTCATTCTCGCAATCGCTTCTTTAGATGTATCCTTCACTGTATCAGCAACCGCGACGACACCGGCAAATTTTTGATCCACAGCAATAAGCATCGCCGTTTTCCCTTCACTCTCTAGCTTCTCCATAGATGTTTCTGAATCCAAGGTCGCAATCTTATGTTCTTTCATCAATTTTCTTGTGCCAACTAATACTTCTTTTCCGCTTACTTCGGCCCGAATTCCATAACCAGGAAAAGCTTCAAAATCAGTTGCTTCAAGAAGTGTAATACCTTTTTCTTTTACGCCATTAACAATTGCTTGCGCCAAAGGATGCTCGGATTGATTTTCAGCTGTTGCAATCAACTGTAGCACTACTTCTTCTGTAAAGCCCGATGTCACTGTAATATCTGTTAAAGCAGGCTCACCTTTTGTAACCGTCCCCGTTTTATCCAAGACTACGGTATCAATTGACTGCGTGTTTTCTAAATGTTCTCCGCCTTTAAAGAGCAGTCCCATTTCAGCAGCTCTACCCGAACCTGCCATAATTGAAGTCGGTGTCGCCAAACCAAGTGCACATGGGCAAGCAATAACTAAAATTGAGATGGTTGGAATTAATGCGGAACGTAAATCACCCGGTGTCACAGCAAAATACCAAATAAAGAATGTCACAATCGCGATGACCACAACAACTGGAACAAAAACACCGGATATTCGATCCGCCAAACGCTGAATATCTGCCTTGGATCCTTGCGCTTCCTCAACCACTTTCACAATTTGTGCTAATGCTGAATCCTTTCCAACTCTTGTCGCTTTGATTTGCAATGAACCATTCTTATTAATCGTTGCACCAATGACTGTGTCACCAGCAACTTTATCAATCGGAATACTTTCACCTGTAATCATCGATTCGTCGATTGCAGAGCGGCCATCGATAATTTCTCCATCCACCGGAATTTTCTCCCCCGGCCTCACCAAGATTGTATCTCCCGTTATGACTTCCTCAATAGGTATTTCTTTTTCAATACCGTCTTTCAGAACACGGGCTGTTTTAGCCTGTAAACCAAGAAGCTTTTGGATGGCCTGACTCGTTCTCCCCTTCGCACGAACTTCAAATAACTTACCAAGTACGATGAGTGTGATAATAACTGCTGCTGCTTCAAAATAAAGCTCGGGATGTCCAATGCCTCCCGCGTTCATCCATTCAACCGATAAATAAATACTGTAAAAGAATGCAGCACTCGTACCTAGTGCAACTAAGACATCCATGTTTGCACTTTTATTTCTCAGCGCGTTAAAAGCACTTCTGTAAAACGGTCCACCAACAATGAATTGAACTGGTGTCGCAAGTGCAAGTTGAAGCCATGGATTCATTAAAATAGCAGGCATATAGATGAACGATAGAAATTCAAAATGGGCAACCATCGACCATAACAATGGAAATGTCAATATGGCAGAGAAAATAAATCTTCTCTGTTGCTTATGAATTTCATTTTCTTTATGATCTATTTTGTCTTTACCGTCTTGTTTGGGAATTAATTCATACCCCATTTTCTTAACAGCCGTCATCATGTCAGCTGTTTCAACCTGTTTGTCGTCATATTCCACGGCAATCGTTTCTAATGCAAAGTTAACGTTTGCGCTAGAAACACCTTCCATCTTACTAATTCTTTTCTCAATTCTCGTGGCACATGCCGCACATGTCATGCCGGAAATATCGAAGTCCACTTTTTCTTGGACAACATTGAAGCCTAACTTTTCAACTCTTTCCTTAAACTCATTCACATTCGTTTTATCTGGATCGTAAACAATCGTAGAGCTTTCCAATGCAAAGTTGACATTTGCTTTTTCGACGCCTTCTATTTTTGAAAGACCTTTTTCAATTCGATTTGCACACGCTGAACATGTCATTCCATCGATTTGCAAAGTTTTTTCGGTTGATGCCATTTATTATCCCTCCGATACATAGTGGGGGTATATTTTTTGGAAAAGAAAGACCATACCTGAAGGTACGATCTTATCCGCCGCCTTCTACCCCCATGTGGTATAAGCGACAGCTTATTTGTTGACTAAACCTTCTGATTCATAATGTCCGAAATTAAACGATGTCATACCCTTGCTCTTCGATTGTTTCTTTAATCTGATCTAATGATGTTTTCTCACTATCAAACTCTATTGAAACATCACCACTGCCAAGATCCACTTTCACGGAAGAAACACCTGTTAGATTGCCCACACTACCTTCGACTGACTTGACGCAATGATTACATGACATTCCTTGTACTTTTAATGTTTCTATCATTTTGACGACCTCCTGTTCAGTTTTCAATTCAATTATACAATACCCCCGTACAGTATGTCAAGTGATAAATAAAGTTTTTTAGTCGTTTATTTCGTCATCGTTTTCATAACAGCCATTAATTCCTTAATAGCTGATTCACCATCCTGCCCTTTAATCGCATTTGCTACACAATGATGTGTATGATCTTCAAGCAAGGCCAAGGAAACCTTATTCATAGCTGATTGAATGGCGCTGATTTGATGTAAAATATCCACACA
This genomic window from Sporosarcina sp. Marseille-Q4063 contains:
- a CDS encoding heavy metal translocating P-type ATPase gives rise to the protein MASTEKTLQIDGMTCSACANRIEKGLSKIEGVEKANVNFALESSTIVYDPDKTNVNEFKERVEKLGFNVVQEKVDFDISGMTCAACATRIEKRISKMEGVSSANVNFALETIAVEYDDKQVETADMMTAVKKMGYELIPKQDGKDKIDHKENEIHKQQRRFIFSAILTFPLLWSMVAHFEFLSFIYMPAILMNPWLQLALATPVQFIVGGPFYRSAFNALRNKSANMDVLVALGTSAAFFYSIYLSVEWMNAGGIGHPELYFEAAAVIITLIVLGKLFEVRAKGRTSQAIQKLLGLQAKTARVLKDGIEKEIPIEEVITGDTILVRPGEKIPVDGEIIDGRSAIDESMITGESIPIDKVAGDTVIGATINKNGSLQIKATRVGKDSALAQIVKVVEEAQGSKADIQRLADRISGVFVPVVVVIAIVTFFIWYFAVTPGDLRSALIPTISILVIACPCALGLATPTSIMAGSGRAAEMGLLFKGGEHLENTQSIDTVVLDKTGTVTKGEPALTDITVTSGFTEEVVLQLIATAENQSEHPLAQAIVNGVKEKGITLLEATDFEAFPGYGIRAEVSGKEVLVGTRKLMKEHKIATLDSETSMEKLESEGKTAMLIAVDQKFAGVVAVADTVKDTSKEAIARMKKLGLDVIMLTGDNQRTAEAIARQVGLSNVIAEVLPEQKSEEIKKLQEQGKKVAMVGDGINDAPALAIANIGMAVGTGTDIAIEAADITLMRGDLNSVADAIIMSRKTMRNIKQNLFFAFIYNTIGIPIAAIGLLAPWVAGAAMAFSSVSVVLNALRLQKVDLK
- a CDS encoding cupredoxin domain-containing protein, which translates into the protein MKKWLLTSILLSVLLVLAACGGKDTSDESGMVDNTGSSEDANASTEINITGKNFEFDQAEYTVKAGEQVKIIYKNDEGMHGIAIDGLDVDIKGDGEASFTPTEPGEYTIYCNIPCGAGHADMKSTLIVT
- a CDS encoding metal-sensitive transcriptional regulator: MQETTKTTVQPNKQQLLNRLKRIEGQVRGIHQMVENDRYCVDILHQISAIQSAMNKVSLALLEDHTHHCVANAIKGQDGESAIKELMAVMKTMTK
- a CDS encoding response regulator transcription factor; this translates as MNKQVKVLIIEDDPYICELIILYAEKSGYKVDIANDGMTGLEMFYDSPPDLVILDIMMPEMDGWEVCKEIRRFDKTPIIMLTGKGQSYDKLKGFKLGTDDYLVKPFDPNELMARIKAVLRRANPMFDANEIIELPLLKIDFQQYKVTYEKQEIVLPPKEMELLYFLASYPNQVFTRQQLLEKIWGVDFEGDSRTVDVHIKRIREKLGNSNAYWRVKTIRGVGYKFEVDNH
- the copZ gene encoding copper chaperone CopZ, with amino-acid sequence MIETLKVQGMSCNHCVKSVEGSVGNLTGVSSVKVDLGSGDVSIEFDSEKTSLDQIKETIEEQGYDIV
- a CDS encoding four-helix bundle copper-binding protein, with the translated sequence MNTKYEDCLRACLECLEACNVCFDACLKEEDVKMMAECIRLDRECADICAFAAQAITRNSPFTNQILELCAEVCERCAEECAKHDHDHCQRCAEACRKCAEACRQMVA
- a CDS encoding cell wall metabolism sensor histidine kinase WalK; translation: MIRIKSIFLKLFITYIVILILSHFVLAIVSYFLLQNNLTNMHLNSEDFHQMKYLFVLASIISITITGLFTYYLSKRITAPLREMNRVALHIARGQFNQRVEIQTRDELGELGETFNYMTQELAGLDQMRKDLVANVSHDLRSPLTSIHGFVTAFLDDTIPNERKRHYFTIMKEQTERMSKLVNDLLDMAQIESGQVEIEPVIFNLSELIRQVVARMEPEFANKKLNVELISEEAKDIYVFADPDRIDQVIVNLIQNAVQFSTNDSSVEVILKKEEQAVVSIRDYGPGIKQEDIQSIWERFYKADRARTKKVGTGLGLSIVKHILALHQTDIQVESEVGRGTTFTFTLPIAQNKSNRHEKK
- a CDS encoding multicopper oxidase family protein — protein: MGIKIKIKIITLVISILVISACSNNNSKPEKEMEHSTMGQDMEEMHHDMMEGHMSHDEVVMLNDSTGENELKIPSMLERDDGEGVVYTVRAQKGKTEIFDGTESITYGYNGPFLGPMLRFDKGDKVKIRTINELDEETTFHWHGLEVAGDVDGGPHDALKPGEEKVIEFEVAQEASTLWFHPHPEGKTAEQVYNGLAGLIYIEDDNSKSLGLPNDYGKNDIPLIFQDRTFDDRKQLNYSAAMNEDGTIGDTLLINGTVNPKLSVNKEKVRLRLLNGSNARNYTFKLNTGDSFVQIATDGGFLNEPFTLKEVTLTPSERAEIVVDFSQLNSENDLALINEDGSVLLPFEVSDKSGVISRIPGEMNDFSLTEEEMDLPVTKKVELFGMMDMVEINGKKFDPDRIDFTQQQGVTEVWEIYNKPDMMGGMIHPFHIHGAQFKIISRDGKAPPENERGWKDSFSIKPDERVKIAIQFKHKGVFMFHCHILEHEDNGMMGQVKVE
- a CDS encoding YdhK family protein codes for the protein MKRQLLLLGIAIIIGLSGCGNSTGNEKNPTSNNEPKQEDMQMEMNHSGSGEVPENLKVAENPTYKVGSEAIIKTDHMEGMEGAVATIVGAYDTIAYAISYTPLTGGERVENHKWVIQDEIKDAGDKTMETGTEVTVEADHMKGMKGATAVIDSSEKTTVYMIDYTPTTGGEEVKNHKWVTESELSVK